One Edaphobacter flagellatus genomic region harbors:
- the rnc gene encoding ribonuclease III, with protein MTSRKKSARKQTSETPALFDHEFNRPELLKWALTHRSLAYESGPESLPDPTADNEQLEFVGDAVLGLAVAESLFKQFPNSREGELTRLRASLVSRRHLGAVAGRIGLGKLLRLGRGEEQSGGRQKPALLANALEAVIAALYLDGGLEAARSFIERYIIEPSLPELHGALRSGNTFSGAIGDHKSALQEHLQALGAGQPQYVLKAQTGPDHQKLFRVEVRIPDGEGGTRALGESEGTTKKQAQQQAARIAVERLLSESRSEKQSHGETPPAAPRKMAAMGAAR; from the coding sequence ATGACCAGCCGAAAAAAGTCCGCACGCAAGCAGACAAGCGAGACCCCGGCTCTCTTTGACCATGAATTTAATCGCCCCGAGCTGCTGAAGTGGGCCTTGACCCATCGCTCTCTCGCCTATGAAAGTGGGCCCGAAAGCTTGCCCGATCCAACCGCCGACAATGAACAACTGGAGTTCGTCGGCGACGCTGTACTGGGCCTGGCCGTTGCAGAAAGCCTCTTCAAACAGTTTCCAAACTCCCGCGAAGGAGAGCTGACGCGATTGCGCGCCTCGCTCGTCAGCCGCCGTCATCTCGGCGCAGTCGCCGGACGAATCGGCCTCGGCAAGCTGCTTCGCCTGGGACGCGGCGAAGAACAAAGCGGTGGACGCCAGAAACCTGCCCTGCTGGCCAATGCCCTCGAGGCCGTCATTGCAGCTCTTTATCTCGACGGAGGACTGGAAGCAGCGCGGAGTTTTATCGAGCGCTACATCATCGAGCCTTCGCTGCCGGAGCTGCACGGAGCCCTGCGTTCGGGAAACACCTTCAGCGGTGCCATTGGCGACCACAAGTCGGCCCTGCAGGAGCATCTGCAAGCGCTTGGAGCCGGACAGCCCCAGTATGTGCTCAAGGCGCAGACAGGCCCGGACCACCAGAAGCTCTTCCGCGTCGAGGTCCGCATCCCGGACGGCGAGGGAGGTACCCGTGCTCTTGGCGAATCGGAAGGGACAACCAAGAAACAGGCACAGCAGCAAGCAGCTAGAATCGCCGTGGAACGTTTGCTGTCCGAATCGCGTTCTGAGAAACAGAGCCACGGCGAGACACCGCCCGCGGCTCCACGCAAGATGGCCGCTATGGGAGCAGCACGATGA
- a CDS encoding alpha/beta hydrolase — MKSSKVNNIVLVHGGFVDGSGWESVYAILKNKGFNVSIVQNPTISLADDVAVTNRIINAQDGPVVLVGHSYGGAVITEAGNNPKVAALAYITAFALDNGESVGTLIKDPAPGAPVPPIMPPQDGFLLLDPKKFAASFAADVEPGLADFMGASQVPWGLEALNGAVSNASWKNKPTWYLIATDDKMIPPDAQRFLAKRAGATVAEAKGSHAIYVSQPEAVADLIALAAEGGR; from the coding sequence ATGAAGAGCTCAAAGGTAAACAACATCGTGTTGGTGCATGGCGGTTTCGTGGACGGTTCGGGCTGGGAGAGCGTGTACGCGATCCTGAAGAACAAGGGCTTCAACGTTTCCATCGTGCAGAACCCCACCATCTCGCTCGCCGACGATGTCGCCGTAACCAACCGCATCATCAATGCACAGGACGGCCCGGTCGTTCTTGTAGGCCACTCCTACGGTGGCGCAGTCATCACCGAAGCCGGCAACAACCCGAAGGTGGCGGCCCTAGCTTACATCACAGCCTTTGCTCTGGATAATGGCGAGTCCGTCGGCACGCTGATCAAGGACCCGGCTCCGGGCGCTCCCGTGCCTCCGATCATGCCGCCGCAGGACGGCTTCCTCCTCCTCGACCCCAAAAAGTTCGCGGCTTCCTTCGCCGCCGATGTCGAACCCGGCTTGGCTGACTTCATGGGCGCTTCTCAGGTGCCGTGGGGACTGGAGGCTCTCAATGGCGCAGTCAGCAATGCTTCGTGGAAGAACAAGCCGACCTGGTACCTTATCGCGACCGACGACAAGATGATTCCTCCCGACGCACAGCGCTTCCTGGCGAAACGCGCTGGAGCCACTGTCGCCGAGGCGAAGGGTAGCCACGCGATCTACGTTTCACAACCAGAGGCGGTGGCCGACCTCATTGCACTGGCCGCGGAGGGCGGACGATAA
- a CDS encoding anti-sigma factor family protein — translation MISPGCSKIQSSFSAYLDGAVDGRQMQSIARHLETCENCRSEFESLKRMQHSLAMLGPAKAPADMGMRLRVAISHEVAEARSSWRDKLALKWENAFRPLVVQVSAGLASSVALVGGIMLLLGAVAAPAPVMANDEPLMGAMSTPRYLYSASPRPIVTGNDTVIVVDALVNDQGRVYDYKIVSGPEDASVRSQIIDQLTLSVFEPARVFGTPVRGRVVLTYSGISVRG, via the coding sequence ATGATCTCCCCTGGCTGCAGCAAAATTCAGTCCTCCTTCTCGGCTTATCTGGATGGTGCCGTTGACGGCAGACAGATGCAGTCCATTGCGCGACATCTGGAGACCTGTGAGAACTGCCGAAGTGAGTTTGAATCCCTCAAGCGGATGCAGCACTCGCTTGCTATGCTTGGGCCGGCCAAAGCACCTGCAGATATGGGAATGCGTCTCCGCGTGGCTATCTCGCATGAGGTTGCAGAAGCTCGTTCGAGCTGGCGCGACAAGCTCGCGCTCAAATGGGAGAACGCGTTTCGTCCGTTGGTGGTTCAGGTCTCCGCGGGGCTGGCTAGCTCCGTCGCTCTAGTCGGCGGCATCATGCTTTTGCTGGGAGCAGTTGCAGCCCCTGCACCTGTGATGGCGAATGACGAGCCTCTGATGGGCGCGATGAGCACGCCGCGGTACCTTTATTCAGCCTCGCCTCGGCCCATCGTCACGGGCAACGATACGGTGATTGTCGTCGATGCTCTGGTGAACGATCAGGGACGCGTTTATGACTACAAGATCGTCTCTGGTCCGGAAGATGCATCTGTGCGGTCACAGATCATCGATCAGTTGACGCTGAGTGTTTTCGAGCCTGCACGTGTCTTTGGTACCCCGGTACGCGGACGAGTCGTGCTCACCTACTCCGGAATCTCCGTTCGCGGATAG
- a CDS encoding RNA polymerase sigma factor, whose translation MQAGTFVGNLASAIGITTEEAALVADLKAGSEEAFGILIAQYHQPLYSLIARSLTDPGDAADITQEVFIKVFRSIRGFHGESSLRTWLYRIALHEASNQRRWWSRHKKQELTIDAPMDRSASDDGVPLAATLADSGVSPFDHAAQAELRHRVELALRQLPEAFRTVVVLREIEGFSYEEIAEILNVHIGTVKSRLTRGRAALRALLISEMVAGNSDTSTATVSSNHRSGSSFAPETVTR comes from the coding sequence ATGCAGGCGGGCACGTTCGTGGGAAATCTGGCCAGCGCGATAGGAATTACGACGGAAGAGGCAGCGCTCGTCGCCGATCTGAAGGCCGGCAGCGAGGAGGCCTTTGGCATCCTGATCGCGCAGTATCATCAGCCGCTCTACTCGCTGATTGCACGTAGCCTTACCGATCCTGGCGACGCTGCAGATATTACGCAGGAAGTCTTTATTAAGGTCTTTCGCAGTATTCGCGGATTTCACGGTGAATCCAGCCTGCGAACCTGGCTCTACCGCATTGCCTTACATGAAGCTTCGAATCAGCGGCGCTGGTGGTCGCGGCACAAAAAGCAGGAGCTTACGATCGATGCTCCTATGGACCGCTCAGCCTCCGATGACGGCGTTCCATTGGCCGCTACGCTTGCCGATTCAGGCGTTTCTCCTTTTGACCATGCGGCTCAAGCCGAGTTGCGCCACCGGGTGGAGCTTGCACTTCGCCAGCTTCCCGAAGCATTCCGCACGGTCGTCGTGTTACGTGAGATCGAAGGATTCTCTTATGAAGAGATAGCCGAGATTCTGAACGTTCATATCGGTACCGTCAAATCGAGACTAACTCGCGGTCGCGCCGCGTTGCGTGCCTTGCTGATTTCTGAAATGGTCGCCGGAAATTCTGATACTTCCACAGCAACTGTCTCATCCAACCATAGGTCCGGGTCCTCGTTCGCCCCGGAGACGGTGACGCGATGA
- a CDS encoding alpha/beta fold hydrolase, whose product MMGSPSPITRASRLFSKTDQTDDLKAITVPPLVLQGDDDQVVLYKDASLLQAKLLKHGTLKVYPVYPHGLMTTHADVINAEILAFIRS is encoded by the coding sequence ATGATGGGCAGCCCCTCGCCCATTACGAGGGCATCAAGGCTTTTTTCTAAGACAGACCAGACGGACGACCTGAAGGCGATCACGGTTCCGCCCCTCGTGCTGCAGGGCGACGATGACCAGGTGGTCCTATACAAGGATGCGTCATTGCTACAGGCCAAGCTGCTCAAGCATGGCACGCTCAAGGTCTATCCAGTATATCCGCATGGCTTGATGACCACTCATGCCGATGTGATCAACGCAGAAATCCTCGCATTCATCCGAAGCTAA
- a CDS encoding zinc ribbon domain-containing protein, which translates to MTMLWSRKSDHDEIRGGHVESEDQLSLIPAWSILLAVAVFAAVQFLFHGVLPHHRHEMLPMRLLMGYSWGTAFASYVLLVGYVSRDVKRRRMPRGLWMLVVVLMPGGIGAVVYFLLRQPLLHPCPHCRTEIPSNCHFCPQCQFQMAPVCGRCYRGVQITDVYCTQCGHDLAEDHAPARLRAYSD; encoded by the coding sequence ATGACAATGCTTTGGTCACGAAAGTCCGATCACGACGAGATACGCGGTGGCCATGTGGAGTCGGAAGACCAGTTGAGCCTGATTCCCGCGTGGTCGATCCTCTTGGCTGTCGCGGTGTTTGCAGCGGTGCAGTTTCTGTTCCACGGCGTGTTGCCGCATCACCGGCACGAGATGCTGCCCATGCGGTTGCTGATGGGCTACTCGTGGGGAACGGCATTTGCGAGCTACGTCCTGCTGGTGGGTTATGTGAGCCGCGATGTGAAGCGTCGCAGGATGCCGCGTGGATTGTGGATGCTGGTTGTCGTGCTGATGCCGGGAGGCATTGGCGCGGTGGTGTACTTCCTGCTGCGTCAGCCGCTGTTGCATCCGTGCCCGCATTGCAGGACGGAGATTCCTTCGAACTGCCACTTCTGCCCGCAGTGCCAGTTCCAGATGGCTCCGGTGTGCGGCCGCTGTTATCGCGGCGTGCAGATCACGGATGTCTATTGCACGCAGTGCGGCCACGATCTGGCTGAGGACCATGCTCCAGCGAGGCTGCGAGCGTATAGTGACTAG
- the lepB gene encoding signal peptidase I: MSGPVTSPEIVTAPSQDTAPPASTQITPSTAPKTIPHFHQRHGFLPAVQSLTSIIVVAVFIVTFAVQPFRIPSGSMEPTLLIGDFLLVDKQVADSSPLLPATRIHRGDIVIFHYPVDPSIHLVKRVVGVPGDHVRLRGGHVLINGRNIDEPYAVYRPSAPDNFRDNFPRLESADPEIDSRWWVRMRRLVDNGELIVPTGDYFVLGDNRNDSEDSRYWGFVPEENIVGKPLLIYFSLRQNADDTRVAAALPRSGELATGLFGFARWDRILRVIR, encoded by the coding sequence ATGAGTGGACCTGTGACCAGCCCGGAGATCGTCACCGCGCCGTCACAGGACACTGCTCCGCCCGCCTCCACGCAAATTACGCCATCTACCGCGCCCAAAACGATTCCACACTTTCACCAGCGGCACGGATTTCTGCCCGCCGTTCAATCGCTGACCAGCATCATCGTCGTCGCGGTCTTTATCGTCACATTTGCTGTGCAGCCGTTTCGCATTCCCTCAGGCTCCATGGAGCCGACACTGCTGATCGGCGACTTTCTACTGGTAGACAAGCAGGTAGCTGACTCCAGCCCGCTGCTGCCTGCGACACGAATCCATCGCGGCGACATCGTCATCTTCCATTATCCGGTCGATCCGTCGATACATCTGGTCAAGCGTGTCGTCGGCGTTCCCGGCGATCACGTTCGTCTGCGCGGCGGCCATGTGCTGATCAACGGCCGCAATATCGACGAGCCATACGCGGTGTACAGGCCTTCGGCTCCGGACAACTTCCGCGACAACTTCCCGAGGCTGGAGAGTGCCGATCCGGAGATCGACTCACGCTGGTGGGTGCGAATGCGGCGACTGGTCGACAATGGCGAGCTGATCGTGCCGACGGGAGATTATTTCGTGCTTGGCGACAACCGCAACGACAGCGAGGACAGCCGTTACTGGGGATTTGTACCCGAGGAAAACATCGTCGGCAAGCCATTGCTGATCTACTTTTCTTTGCGACAGAACGCCGACGATACCCGCGTTGCGGCAGCCCTTCCCCGCAGCGGAGAGTTGGCGACGGGATTGTTCGGTTTTGCCCGCTGGGACAGGATTCTGCGCGTCATCCGGTGA
- a CDS encoding RNA polymerase sigma factor, with the protein MSVKAAAQATLTQSENLAIARGLKRQDPALLDHLIEQYQHRLLRYLLFLTGRRDVAEDLFQETWMRVLVRGAQYNGKARFDTWLFTIARNLVIDLSRKRTMTSLDEMNDQNEDDRPFEITAEGPSPLEQFQSREDSAEVGEVLLKLESSHREVLVLRFYEEMSLEEIAGVTRAPLSTVKSRLYRGLASLKPQLEKLRSCRPAEAKG; encoded by the coding sequence ATGTCCGTGAAAGCCGCAGCCCAGGCGACGCTGACGCAGAGCGAGAACCTTGCGATTGCGCGCGGGTTGAAGCGGCAGGATCCGGCTCTCCTGGACCATCTGATCGAACAATATCAGCACCGGCTGCTGCGTTATCTGCTGTTCCTGACGGGACGGCGCGATGTGGCCGAAGACCTCTTCCAGGAAACATGGATGCGGGTGCTGGTGCGTGGCGCGCAGTACAACGGCAAGGCACGGTTCGATACCTGGCTGTTTACGATTGCCCGCAACCTGGTGATCGATCTGTCGCGCAAGCGCACGATGACAAGCCTGGATGAGATGAACGATCAGAACGAGGACGATCGTCCGTTTGAGATTACGGCGGAAGGGCCTTCTCCGCTGGAACAGTTTCAATCGCGTGAGGATTCGGCGGAGGTAGGCGAGGTTCTACTGAAGCTGGAGTCTTCGCATCGAGAAGTGCTGGTGCTGCGTTTCTATGAGGAGATGTCGCTGGAGGAGATCGCGGGTGTTACGCGTGCTCCGTTGTCGACGGTGAAGTCGCGGCTGTATCGCGGGCTGGCCTCGCTGAAGCCTCAGCTGGAGAAGCTGAGAAGCTGCCGTCCTGCGGAGGCGAAGGGATGA
- a CDS encoding AsmA family protein, translating into MQQIDPTDAETHKDNDTLRQRRGSRSHLRRFGLICATIAVALSLVLLPPLINISRYQRRIVTSISGSLGRPVHLDRVSISLLPLPGFDIENLVVDEDPAFGYEPIIRANKVHATVRLSSLWRRRVEFSTISFTEPSVNLVSSAAGKWNIEGILLQASHIDTAPTAQAKAGPAPRFPYIEATGARINFKEQQEKKPFSLIESQFALWSPDPNQWRLRLRAKPSRTDSNASDTGTIEMETTLGRGETLAGIPINLEGQWRDAPLGEASRVLTGHDAGWRGNLVLSANIRGTVGESAVTSRLHLIGARRADFVPQQPLSAEVECFATATAIFHSFQDVRCSWPPNGNGPTMALTGEVPNIRRLEDASVQIGTSGIPAATLLNWARVVTPGIADGVEATGNLVGSLTYDGAATHHWTGKLTLHDAGLTTTETGAASLVSGDVLLQTPQTTIPDTRHRRNVSAPTPAQDGFALSITGLQLGGHDAGVLTGQLNPTAYTLRLQGTATEDRLSQLAHAFPATAGDLIEAAGTGHASGPFRVDLTSSHAWGEPQLWHDTAARQAQTSAPAKKAR; encoded by the coding sequence ATGCAGCAGATCGATCCCACTGACGCAGAGACTCATAAGGACAATGACACCCTCAGGCAGCGCAGAGGCTCGCGAAGTCATCTGCGTCGCTTCGGGCTGATCTGTGCGACGATCGCCGTCGCCCTGAGCCTTGTGCTGCTTCCTCCGCTCATCAACATCAGCCGGTATCAGCGGCGGATTGTAACGAGCATCAGCGGCAGCCTAGGCAGGCCGGTGCATCTGGATCGCGTCTCTATCAGCCTGCTTCCGCTGCCGGGGTTTGATATCGAGAATCTGGTGGTGGATGAAGATCCGGCATTCGGTTACGAGCCGATCATCCGCGCCAATAAGGTTCATGCGACGGTACGGCTCTCGTCGCTGTGGCGCCGACGCGTTGAGTTTTCGACGATCAGCTTTACGGAGCCAAGCGTGAATCTGGTCTCCTCGGCTGCGGGCAAGTGGAACATCGAGGGAATTCTGCTCCAGGCCTCACACATCGATACAGCTCCCACCGCGCAGGCGAAGGCCGGTCCGGCACCACGCTTCCCATACATTGAAGCAACCGGAGCCCGCATCAACTTCAAGGAGCAGCAGGAGAAGAAACCGTTCTCGCTGATCGAATCGCAGTTCGCGCTCTGGTCGCCGGATCCAAATCAGTGGAGGCTGCGGCTGCGTGCCAAACCCTCACGCACGGATTCGAACGCCTCGGACACCGGAACGATTGAGATGGAGACAACGCTGGGACGTGGTGAGACGCTGGCAGGCATTCCGATCAATCTTGAAGGACAGTGGCGCGATGCTCCGTTAGGCGAGGCCAGTCGCGTACTCACGGGCCATGACGCGGGATGGCGCGGTAACCTGGTGCTCTCTGCCAACATTCGCGGCACGGTGGGCGAAAGTGCCGTCACCAGCCGCCTGCATCTGATTGGCGCGCGCCGGGCAGACTTCGTGCCGCAACAACCGCTCTCCGCAGAGGTTGAGTGCTTTGCGACGGCCACCGCGATCTTCCACAGCTTTCAGGATGTGCGCTGTTCCTGGCCGCCGAATGGAAATGGTCCGACGATGGCTCTGACTGGGGAGGTTCCGAACATCCGGCGATTGGAAGATGCCTCCGTTCAGATCGGGACATCCGGTATTCCTGCAGCAACCTTGTTGAACTGGGCGCGGGTTGTTACGCCGGGTATCGCCGATGGCGTCGAGGCGACGGGGAACCTGGTTGGCAGCCTGACGTACGATGGTGCGGCGACACATCATTGGACAGGTAAACTGACGCTTCACGACGCTGGCCTGACAACTACGGAGACAGGAGCAGCCTCCCTTGTCTCGGGAGATGTCCTGCTGCAGACGCCGCAGACGACCATTCCCGATACGCGGCATCGGCGCAATGTTTCTGCTCCTACGCCAGCTCAGGATGGATTCGCGCTTTCAATAACTGGCCTTCAGTTGGGTGGACACGACGCAGGCGTTCTCACAGGTCAACTCAATCCAACGGCATACACGTTGCGCCTGCAGGGGACGGCAACAGAGGATCGGCTAAGCCAGTTGGCGCATGCCTTCCCCGCGACAGCTGGAGATCTGATCGAAGCGGCTGGGACTGGTCATGCATCCGGTCCTTTCCGGGTTGACCTCACTTCATCTCACGCGTGGGGTGAGCCGCAGCTATGGCATGACACGGCTGCACGGCAGGCACAGACATCTGCGCCCGCAAAGAAAGCACGATAA
- the lepB gene encoding signal peptidase I gives METVQNEEASVQPEKTEHQETPLESLASIASVLAVGLFVMTFIFQNFEIPSASMVKTLLIGDHVLVDRVSLAPPAKWAPFTFYRDVRRGDIIVFLKPGEPDLFLVKRAIGIPGDRIHLRNGVVYLNGVAQNEPYAAMPASDGNPQHEYQPYRDDFPSIPPDPMYQVTASWQYELPTHIQGDDLVVPPGKIFAMGDNRPDSLDGRFWGFVPRENIVGRPMFVYWSFETPADQINKQTIGERLAFMSHILIHIFDETRWKRTFHVVR, from the coding sequence ATGGAAACGGTTCAGAACGAAGAAGCTTCCGTACAGCCAGAAAAGACAGAGCATCAGGAGACTCCGCTGGAGTCGCTGGCGTCGATCGCCAGTGTGCTTGCTGTCGGGCTGTTCGTGATGACGTTCATCTTCCAGAACTTCGAGATTCCTTCGGCCTCGATGGTGAAGACGCTGCTGATCGGCGATCACGTGCTGGTCGATCGCGTCTCGCTGGCTCCTCCTGCGAAATGGGCTCCCTTCACCTTTTACCGGGACGTTCGCCGCGGCGACATCATCGTCTTCCTGAAGCCGGGCGAACCGGACCTCTTCCTCGTGAAGCGCGCCATCGGTATTCCCGGCGATCGCATTCATCTGAGGAACGGTGTTGTGTACCTGAATGGAGTCGCGCAAAACGAGCCTTACGCTGCGATGCCCGCCTCCGACGGCAATCCGCAGCATGAGTATCAGCCATACCGTGACGACTTCCCCAGCATTCCGCCGGACCCGATGTATCAGGTAACGGCGAGCTGGCAATACGAGCTGCCAACACACATTCAGGGCGATGACCTGGTCGTCCCACCGGGCAAGATCTTTGCGATGGGGGACAACCGGCCCGACTCGCTGGACGGACGCTTCTGGGGCTTTGTGCCGCGGGAGAATATCGTTGGGCGACCCATGTTTGTCTACTGGTCGTTTGAGACACCTGCCGACCAGATCAACAAGCAGACGATCGGAGAGCGGCTGGCATTTATGAGCCACATTCTGATTCATATCTTCGACGAGACGCGCTGGAAGCGTACCTTCCATGTCGTCCGGTAA
- a CDS encoding gluzincin family metallopeptidase, which yields MIRSSFSITSLCLLSSLATAQQQPTAPAEPQGKVIFHRSEDPADQTPQTNAAVKLARTPETTVAAISNAERSAIAFTSRDLDLHIAPATSRLEARVRFAVRNTSGKPLSRLTLQLSSTLQWDSIAAAAPLHFTQHTIATDADHTGEATEALVILPQPLAPDATLTLTALYSGTIPASAKRLTLIGAPPEQATRTDWDQISPDAVALRGFGNVLWYPVSAPQLFLGDGRRLFEQIGLSRQSEEQSTLRARLTIEYIGEPPVDAFLNNRRQPLDHVTEEPNALVADSHGVATTDFAASPIGFRTPSLFITWHPTKPTENQLLSTISERPEAIAPYAAASDNVAPLLRGWLGAAPLQPLTLLDHPGQPFEDDSLLVLPMTATDARQVSSAMTHSLTHAWFRSSLPWLNEGVPQFMALLQSEATDGRDRSLAELRQLINPLTLIEPEPSGPIQKAQNRNDDASASAQPRVMPWDPRILPGPPESYSSSSSSSSSSSTTEAPLPPPSTLPPPAGDAGQSLLTAHDEIYYRAKAAAVLVMLRSITGDPALKQTLQQYRDYARKATATKPEDPRTFQRLLEENSHKDLAWLFDDWVYNDRGLADLSITSVTPRSLVNTAGKPASWLVAVEIANAGNVNVEVPVTVRSGTLTTTERVRIAPRSTTSTRIVFGGVPEEVILNDGTVPETTAPMHRKQIQTP from the coding sequence ATGATTCGTTCCAGCTTCTCCATCACATCCCTGTGCCTGTTGTCCTCACTCGCAACCGCACAGCAGCAGCCCACTGCACCAGCCGAGCCGCAGGGCAAAGTCATCTTCCATCGCAGCGAAGACCCGGCAGATCAGACGCCACAGACCAACGCCGCAGTAAAACTGGCTCGCACGCCCGAAACCACCGTCGCCGCCATCTCCAACGCCGAGCGCTCTGCCATCGCCTTCACCTCGCGCGACCTCGACCTCCACATCGCCCCCGCAACCTCGAGACTCGAAGCCCGCGTCCGCTTCGCCGTCCGCAACACATCCGGCAAGCCTCTCTCCCGCCTCACCCTCCAGCTCTCCTCCACGCTTCAGTGGGACTCCATCGCAGCAGCCGCTCCCCTGCACTTTACCCAGCACACCATCGCCACCGACGCCGACCACACCGGCGAGGCCACCGAAGCCCTCGTCATCCTGCCGCAGCCGCTCGCGCCCGACGCCACACTCACCCTCACCGCGCTCTACTCCGGCACGATCCCCGCATCCGCCAAACGCCTCACTCTCATCGGCGCGCCGCCCGAGCAGGCCACCCGCACCGACTGGGATCAGATCTCCCCTGACGCCGTCGCTCTGCGCGGCTTCGGCAACGTCCTCTGGTATCCCGTCTCCGCGCCGCAGCTCTTCCTCGGCGATGGCCGCCGTCTCTTCGAGCAGATCGGCCTCTCCCGCCAGTCCGAAGAACAAAGCACGCTCCGCGCCCGCCTCACCATCGAGTACATCGGCGAGCCCCCCGTCGACGCCTTCCTCAATAACCGCCGTCAGCCCCTCGATCACGTCACCGAAGAACCCAACGCGCTCGTCGCCGACTCCCACGGCGTCGCCACCACCGACTTCGCCGCCTCTCCCATCGGCTTCCGCACACCCAGCCTCTTCATCACCTGGCACCCGACAAAGCCCACGGAGAACCAGCTTCTCTCCACCATCTCCGAGCGCCCCGAGGCCATCGCCCCTTACGCCGCAGCGTCCGACAACGTCGCTCCGCTCCTTCGCGGCTGGCTCGGAGCCGCGCCGTTGCAGCCGCTCACTCTGCTCGACCATCCCGGCCAGCCCTTCGAGGACGACTCTCTCCTCGTCCTTCCCATGACCGCCACCGACGCGCGCCAGGTCAGCTCCGCCATGACGCACTCGCTCACCCACGCCTGGTTTCGCTCCTCGCTCCCCTGGCTCAACGAAGGCGTCCCCCAGTTCATGGCACTCCTGCAAAGCGAAGCCACCGATGGCCGCGACCGCTCCCTCGCCGAGCTGCGCCAGCTCATCAATCCCCTCACCCTCATCGAGCCCGAGCCCTCCGGCCCCATTCAAAAAGCCCAGAACCGCAACGACGACGCATCCGCCTCCGCGCAGCCCCGCGTCATGCCCTGGGACCCGCGCATCCTCCCCGGCCCGCCCGAAAGCTACTCCTCTTCAAGTTCAAGCTCATCGAGCTCTTCAACGACTGAAGCACCGCTCCCGCCACCCTCCACACTTCCGCCACCCGCAGGGGACGCTGGCCAAAGCCTGCTCACGGCCCACGACGAGATCTACTACCGCGCCAAGGCCGCAGCCGTCCTCGTCATGCTGCGCTCCATCACCGGCGATCCTGCGCTCAAACAGACGCTCCAGCAATACCGCGACTACGCCCGCAAGGCCACTGCAACCAAGCCGGAAGATCCACGCACCTTCCAGCGCCTCCTCGAAGAAAACTCGCATAAAGACCTCGCCTGGCTCTTCGACGACTGGGTCTACAACGACCGCGGACTCGCCGACCTCTCCATCACCAGCGTCACGCCGCGCAGCCTCGTCAACACGGCAGGCAAACCTGCAAGCTGGCTGGTCGCCGTCGAAATCGCCAACGCCGGCAACGTCAACGTCGAGGTGCCTGTCACCGTCCGCTCCGGCACACTCACCACCACCGAGCGCGTCCGCATCGCCCCCCGCTCCACCACCTCCACCCGCATCGTCTTCGGAGGCGTCCCCGAAGAAGTCATCCTCAATGACGGAACCGTCCCCGAAACCACAGCTCCCATGCACCGCAAACAAATCCAGACCCCATGA
- the rlmB gene encoding 23S rRNA (guanosine(2251)-2'-O)-methyltransferase RlmB, which translates to MEVLYGLHPVEEALRSGTGRLDRIAIARERRDAKLEHLAILARAANIRVSLEPREQLTRLAKTDMHQGVVAFLRDRQFLTIEDLLAAKPLHQRRFFLALDGVEDPHNLGALLRTADGAGVDGILLPERRSAPISATVAKTSAGASEHVRIARVTNLVRSLEQMKKANIWIVGLDERGTPDYTDFDFVTTDCCLVLGREGAGLHDLVKKTCDHLLRIPMAGQVSSLNVSVAGAVVMYEAMRQRRGSSVQQETAPTKPAKKPKGLGSI; encoded by the coding sequence ATGGAAGTTCTCTATGGCCTCCACCCAGTAGAAGAGGCCCTTCGCTCCGGGACAGGACGGCTCGACCGCATAGCCATCGCGCGCGAACGCCGCGACGCCAAGCTCGAGCACCTCGCCATCCTCGCCCGCGCCGCCAACATCCGCGTCTCCCTCGAGCCCCGTGAACAACTTACGCGCCTCGCCAAGACCGACATGCATCAGGGTGTCGTCGCCTTCCTTCGCGACCGCCAGTTCCTCACCATCGAGGACCTCCTCGCCGCCAAGCCGCTCCATCAACGCCGCTTCTTCCTCGCCCTCGACGGCGTCGAAGACCCCCACAACCTCGGCGCGCTTCTCCGCACCGCCGACGGCGCGGGCGTCGACGGCATCCTCCTTCCCGAGCGCCGCAGCGCACCCATCTCCGCCACCGTCGCCAAAACCTCCGCCGGGGCCTCCGAACACGTCCGCATCGCCCGCGTCACCAATCTCGTCCGCTCGCTCGAACAGATGAAGAAGGCCAACATCTGGATCGTCGGCCTCGACGAGCGCGGCACCCCCGACTACACCGACTTCGACTTCGTCACCACCGACTGCTGCCTCGTCTTAGGCCGCGAAGGCGCAGGACTCCATGATCTGGTCAAAAAAACCTGCGATCACCTCCTCCGCATCCCCATGGCCGGACAGGTCTCCTCCCTCAATGTCTCCGTCGCCGGAGCCGTCGTCATGTACGAGGCCATGCGCCAACGCCGCGGCTCATCCGTCCAACAGGAGACCGCGCCCACCAAACCGGCAAAGAAACCAAAAGGCCTCGGCAGTATTTAA